In Triticum aestivum cultivar Chinese Spring chromosome 5B, IWGSC CS RefSeq v2.1, whole genome shotgun sequence, the following proteins share a genomic window:
- the LOC123112413 gene encoding ferritin-3, chloroplastic produces the protein MKMDGDGSPALLRTYNDAKYAHRTCVQRWCDEKGDTICEICLKLVFVDDKTTIHTKLQGSFQAVSAGKKLHLLQVPISNASPVKHITSHKCVECNASYEYHSLYAYFDRDNVTLKGFAKFFKESSDEEREHTEMLMEYQNRRGGRVRLQSIVTPLTEFDHSEKGDALYVLLLMLLVMEFIMEFGAVYHQSQLLS, from the exons ATGAAGATGGATGGAGATGGCTCCCCTGCTCTGCTCAGGACGTACAACGACGCCAAG TATGCTCACCGGACATGCGTCCAGAGGTGGTGCGACGAGAAGGGGGACACCATATGTGAGATATGCTTAAAG CTTGTGTTTGTTGATGATAAAACAACAATTCACACCAAACTACAAGGCTCCTTCCAAGCTGTTTCGGCAGGGAAGAAACTCCATCTTCTTCAGGTACCAATTTCTAATGCTTCACCTGTCAAACATATCACATCTCACAAATG TGTGGAGTGCAATGCCTCGTACGAGTACCACTCCCTCTACGCCTACTTCGACCGGGACAATGTTACCCTTAAGGGCTTTGCCAA GTTCTTTAAGGAATCGAGCGACGAGGAGAGGGAACACACGGAGATGCTTATGGAGTACCAG AACAGACGTGGAGGGCGGGTGAGGCTCCAGTCTATCGTGACCCCATTGACAGAGTTCGACCACTCTGAGAAAGGCGATGCTCTGTATG TGCTGCTACTGATGCTACTCGTTATGGAATTCATTATGGAATTTGGTGCAGTGTACCATCAGTCACAGCTGCTGAGTTAG